Proteins co-encoded in one Metabacillus sp. KUDC1714 genomic window:
- a CDS encoding peroxiredoxin family protein produces the protein MLVSMILGFLISNLFISEIVDAAENRIMIEGEKAVDFTLKTVEGKAFNLSDYTGKIVVVNFWTTWCTYCQEEMEELIKFREEAKSLNVELLGVNVTSSEQSENVVIQFVKDLELPFQVGLDVHGEVSKTYQIIGIPTTFIIDRKGIVKKKLLGPVTSDMLKELVSQ, from the coding sequence TTGTTAGTCAGCATGATCTTGGGTTTCCTTATAAGTAATTTGTTTATCTCAGAAATCGTAGATGCAGCTGAAAATAGGATAATGATCGAAGGAGAAAAGGCAGTCGATTTCACCTTAAAAACGGTTGAGGGGAAAGCATTCAATTTATCTGATTATACTGGAAAAATTGTAGTTGTGAATTTTTGGACTACCTGGTGTACATATTGCCAAGAAGAAATGGAAGAGCTCATTAAATTTCGGGAAGAGGCTAAGTCATTAAACGTTGAGCTTTTAGGTGTGAATGTTACATCATCAGAACAAAGTGAAAATGTAGTCATTCAATTTGTGAAAGACCTTGAACTTCCATTTCAAGTTGGACTAGATGTGCATGGGGAAGTTTCAAAGACGTATCAAATTATTGGGATACCGACAACCTTTATTATTGATAGAAAGGGGATTGTTAAAAAAAAGCTGTTAGGACCGGTTACCTCAGATATGCTTAAGGAATTGGTTTCACAGTAA